One region of Cydia fagiglandana chromosome 15, ilCydFagi1.1, whole genome shotgun sequence genomic DNA includes:
- the LOC134671352 gene encoding uncharacterized protein LOC134671352, with protein sequence MSKRILMFVAFAALVCANEVEDSEQKKRGAGKGTSLNSIPTGAQKPDYTYQVYSQTPSSQGSSYQTQVPNSFYPSQASSQYYSVPNQQEVSPGYSPQPQINLIPPPATSQFLPINFVPNPGYQSKYQIIPSKTANGNIQLLIQPSTNYQSSPFLQYPQSLFSPNPANHQYSQQQLQLPSQQQFNVASPYQQLPLGQPYLGQPSTMFLLAPPNPYNNLLYPGPNPSQSFYNYYPSNAQQKYNLSYGSSSQPSIEYEKVQGPVSSSLPKEDNDIGSHGGDFVPSDSSSSYKTAYATSRSGSYSKLK encoded by the exons ATGTCGAAGAGGATCCTA ATGTTCGTGGCTTTCGCCGCGCTGGTGTGTGCGAACGAAGTGGAGGATTCGGAGCAGAAGAAACGAGGCGCTGGTAAAGGGACCAGTTTAAACTCCATCCCTACTGGAGCTCAAAAGCCGGACTACACGTATCAGGTTTATTCTCAGACACCGAGTTCACAGGGAAGTTCTTACCAGACTCAAGTCCCGAATTCCTTCTATCCGAGTCAAGCGTCAAGCCAATACTActcggttccgaaccaacaggAGGTATCTCCGGGGTATTCTCCTCAACCACAAATAAACCTTATTCCCCCGCCGGCTACTTCGCAATTTCTTCCCATCAATTTCGTTCCTAATCCAGGTTACCAatctaaatatcaaataatcCCATCTAAAACAGCGAACGGGAACATACAGCTGCTTATACAACCGTCCACTAATTACCAGTCGAGTCCTTTTCTGCAGTATCCTCAGTCACTGTTTTCACCTAATCCCGCGAAccatcagtacagtcagcagcaactTCAGCTGCCATCACAGCAACAATTCAATGTGGCCTCTCCGTACCAGCAATTGCCTTTAGGTCAGCCTTACTTGGGCCAGCCATCTACTATGTTTCTTTTAGCGCCGCCGAATCCTTATAATAACCTGTTGTATCCTGGTCCGAATCCTTCGCAAAGTTTCTACAACTACTATCCATCGAACGCCCAGCAGAAGTATAATTTATCTTATGGATCGTCGTCACAGCCGTCGATTGAGTATGAGAAAGTCCAGGGGCCTGTATCGTCGAGCTTGCCCAAGGAAGATAATGATATCGGGTCTCACGGGGGCGACTTCGTGCCTTCGGACTCCAGCAGCAGCTACAAGACAGCGTACGCGACCAGCCGCAGCGGCTCGTACTCCAAGCTAAAATGA